The following are encoded together in the Thermococcus sibiricus MM 739 genome:
- a CDS encoding iron-sulfur cluster-binding protein, which translates to MIEAELKEKKISKDYGFFTFKLYGDLENPEAGQFVMLKASDEPILAKPFSIYSYKNRELTLFIKRVGRLTGKIFSSPIGEMFYIRGPHGNPYIDLIDGEKQYILVGGGSGVAPLNFFSELHPAMVYEKLYGFKGSYIRELFTEKEQKNLIIEEESEKTVVDVLKDVYSEEIGILACGPVPMLKNLPATSYVSLEAMMGCGIGTCKSCAVKTKKGVKLVCKNGPLFRKEEIIWEWI; encoded by the coding sequence TTGATTGAAGCTGAACTAAAAGAGAAAAAAATATCCAAGGATTATGGTTTTTTCACGTTCAAACTTTATGGAGATCTGGAAAATCCCGAGGCTGGTCAATTTGTGATGCTTAAAGCCTCAGATGAACCAATTTTAGCGAAACCATTTTCTATCTACTCCTACAAGAACAGAGAACTCACATTATTTATAAAACGAGTGGGAAGATTAACAGGCAAAATCTTCTCAAGCCCAATTGGGGAGATGTTCTACATAAGAGGGCCCCACGGAAATCCCTATATTGACTTAATAGACGGTGAAAAACAATATATACTCGTTGGGGGTGGAAGTGGAGTAGCCCCATTAAACTTTTTCTCCGAACTTCATCCGGCCATGGTTTATGAAAAGCTCTATGGATTTAAAGGAAGTTATATACGGGAACTATTTACTGAAAAAGAACAGAAGAATCTAATAATCGAAGAGGAAAGTGAAAAAACAGTGGTAGATGTTTTAAAAGATGTATATTCAGAAGAAATCGGAATTTTAGCATGTGGGCCGGTGCCGATGTTAAAGAATCTGCCTGCAACTTCCTATGTATCGCTTGAGGCTATGATGGGATGTGGAATAGGTACTTGTAAAAGCTGTGCTGTAAAGACCAAAAAAGGCGTGAAGCTTGTCTGTAAAAATGGGCCACTATTCAGAAAGGAGGAGATAATATGGGAGTGGATTTAA
- a CDS encoding dihydroorotase — protein sequence MIIKGEILSHSYQGKGYIVLKNGLIKKVQQDKPKEGKDYIDAEDKLVIPGLIDMHAHFREPGYEHRETIESGSKAAIHGGVTTVAVMPNTNPALDSPRIIEHVKQRAHEVGLIDIFPTSAITEGRKGNKLVNFKSLASHVIAFSDDGTTPQSFKIFLEAAKFARAVGKPIADHAEIKELSGGSMREGQFSKRYGVSGIPDIAESIAVARDIEVARYTGAHIHIQHLSTKASVEILKNAKKRTIPVTGEVTHHHLLFTDEDLKDRSPFKKVNPPLPTQEDQEALVKGLIDGTIDIIVTDHAPYSKEEKSTDIESAPFGISGIETLLSSLFLIAEMYEISFVSLLEKVTWKPAKIFNLGLRGDFAPGYVGDIVIVDPNKRWKVTEKSLLSKGKNTPFLNRTLPGVVELTIKNGKIVYRGDNVD from the coding sequence ATGATAATTAAGGGAGAAATACTTTCACATAGCTACCAGGGAAAAGGGTATATTGTGTTAAAAAACGGGCTAATCAAAAAAGTTCAACAGGATAAACCCAAAGAAGGAAAAGACTATATAGATGCTGAGGATAAACTTGTAATTCCAGGTTTAATAGATATGCATGCTCATTTCAGAGAACCCGGCTACGAACATAGGGAAACAATAGAGAGTGGATCTAAAGCAGCCATTCATGGAGGCGTCACTACTGTGGCAGTAATGCCCAACACAAACCCTGCTTTAGATAGCCCGCGGATTATTGAACATGTAAAACAAAGGGCCCATGAAGTTGGGCTCATAGATATTTTTCCAACAAGCGCAATAACAGAAGGACGGAAAGGAAATAAGCTTGTAAATTTTAAAAGCTTAGCTAGCCATGTGATAGCATTCAGTGATGATGGCACAACTCCTCAAAGTTTCAAAATATTCCTTGAGGCAGCAAAATTTGCCAGAGCAGTTGGAAAGCCAATTGCCGATCATGCGGAAATAAAAGAACTTTCAGGAGGAAGTATGAGAGAGGGGCAATTCTCAAAGAGGTATGGGGTAAGTGGAATCCCAGATATAGCTGAATCCATTGCCGTTGCACGTGATATAGAAGTTGCCCGCTATACTGGGGCCCATATTCATATACAGCACTTATCTACAAAGGCATCTGTAGAGATTTTGAAAAACGCAAAGAAAAGGACAATTCCAGTTACGGGAGAAGTAACTCACCACCACCTACTCTTTACTGATGAAGATTTAAAGGATCGCTCTCCTTTCAAAAAAGTTAATCCTCCACTGCCAACACAAGAGGACCAAGAAGCCTTAGTTAAAGGACTCATAGACGGTACAATAGACATAATAGTTACAGATCACGCGCCTTATTCAAAAGAAGAGAAGTCTACAGATATAGAGAGCGCTCCATTTGGGATAAGTGGTATTGAAACCCTTCTCTCATCTTTATTTCTTATAGCAGAGATGTATGAAATATCATTCGTATCCCTTCTGGAGAAGGTCACTTGGAAGCCTGCAAAAATTTTTAATTTAGGCCTTCGAGGCGATTTTGCCCCAGGCTATGTTGGGGACATTGTAATAGTTGACCCAAACAAAAGATGGAAAGTTACTGAGAAGAGCCTCCTCTCTAAAGGAAAAAACACTCCATTTTTAAACAGAACTCTCCCAGGAGTTGTTGAATTAACTATTAAAAATGGCAAAATAGTATACAGAGGTGATAACGTTGATTGA
- the pyrI gene encoding aspartate carbamoyltransferase regulatory subunit, with protein sequence MKELKVSAINKGTVIDHIPSGKGLKVLEILNLPEDNTILVAINVKSQKLGRKDIIKVEGKILNEDEVNKIALIAPTATVNIIDKWEVVEKRNVEVPDEIVGIIKCANPNCITNYEEVKPKFKVISKKPLKLKCHYCERTMEENMVVKNLL encoded by the coding sequence ATGAAAGAGCTCAAAGTTTCAGCAATCAACAAAGGAACAGTTATAGATCATATACCTTCGGGAAAAGGGCTAAAGGTTCTTGAAATTCTCAATTTACCTGAGGATAATACCATTCTTGTTGCAATCAATGTTAAGAGCCAAAAACTGGGAAGAAAAGACATCATAAAGGTAGAAGGAAAAATCCTGAACGAGGATGAAGTAAACAAAATAGCACTCATAGCACCTACTGCCACAGTAAATATCATTGATAAGTGGGAAGTTGTAGAGAAGAGAAACGTCGAAGTGCCAGATGAAATAGTGGGAATAATCAAATGTGCAAATCCGAATTGCATAACCAATTATGAAGAAGTAAAGCCAAAATTCAAGGTGATTTCTAAAAAACCCCTAAAATTAAAATGTCACTACTGTGAAAGAACTATGGAAGAGAACATGGTGGTTAAGAACCTTTTGTGA
- the pyrB gene encoding aspartate carbamoyltransferase has translation MKFQDVISINDFGKEEIEYVLKTAKRLENELNERKILQYAKGKILATLFFEPSTRTRFSFESAMHRLGGSVIGFAEASSSSVKKGESLMDTIRTVEKYADVIVIRHPREGAARLAAEIAEIPVINAGDGANQHPTQTLLDLYTIKKEFGRIDRLKIALLGDLKYGRTVHSLAKALSYYDVKLYFVAPQGLEMPRHIVEEISDKLEITETNDLESVIPEVDILYTTRIQKERFPDPAEYNKIKGSYRVDLKLLERAKETLKIMHPLPRVDEISYEVDKTQYSAYFRQVWSGVPVRMALLGIVLGVVE, from the coding sequence ATGAAGTTCCAAGATGTGATTAGTATAAACGATTTTGGGAAAGAAGAGATCGAATATGTTTTAAAAACTGCAAAACGACTTGAAAACGAACTTAACGAAAGAAAAATACTACAATATGCAAAAGGGAAGATCCTAGCAACCCTCTTCTTTGAGCCATCGACCAGAACGAGGTTTAGCTTTGAAAGTGCAATGCACAGACTCGGAGGCTCAGTAATAGGGTTTGCCGAGGCTTCGAGTAGCAGTGTCAAAAAAGGCGAAAGTCTCATGGATACTATAAGAACAGTGGAAAAATATGCAGATGTAATCGTGATAAGGCATCCAAGAGAGGGGGCAGCAAGACTAGCTGCAGAGATTGCAGAGATTCCAGTAATAAATGCTGGAGATGGGGCAAATCAACACCCTACTCAAACACTTCTTGACCTTTATACTATCAAGAAAGAGTTTGGGAGAATTGATAGACTTAAAATAGCCCTTTTGGGGGATCTAAAGTACGGAAGAACTGTACACAGCCTTGCAAAAGCGCTTTCTTATTATGATGTCAAGCTTTACTTTGTAGCTCCTCAAGGCCTAGAAATGCCCAGACATATTGTTGAAGAAATCTCAGATAAGTTAGAAATAACAGAAACCAATGATTTGGAAAGTGTTATTCCAGAAGTTGATATATTATACACCACAAGGATCCAGAAAGAGAGATTCCCTGATCCAGCAGAATATAACAAAATCAAAGGCTCTTATAGAGTCGACTTAAAGCTTTTAGAGAGAGCAAAAGAGACTCTTAAAATCATGCACCCTCTGCCAAGAGTTGATGAAATATCATATGAAGTCGATAAGACCCAATACTCCGCATATTTCCGGCAGGTATGGAGCGGAGTTCCGGTCAGAATGGCCCTCTTAGGCATTGTGTTGGGGGTGGTAGAATGA
- the pyrE gene encoding orotate phosphoribosyltransferase — protein MSKEKQLLIELIFEEKAIEFGHFILSSGKESNYYINIKKLITNPKALRLIASLMKIKIDEFALEYDKIAGPELGAVPIAVSLALVTDKPLLIVRKKKKEYGTGRQIEGEVKKGERVLLVEDVTTTGGSVLRAAKALEEEGAKIVGIMVVVDREEGAKEALGKEGYTLIPLVTVGDLFKYREKRE, from the coding sequence ATGTCAAAGGAAAAGCAGCTTTTAATTGAACTTATCTTTGAGGAGAAAGCAATTGAGTTTGGGCATTTTATTCTCAGTTCTGGAAAAGAAAGTAACTATTACATTAACATTAAAAAACTTATAACGAATCCCAAAGCATTAAGGCTCATTGCGTCCCTTATGAAAATCAAGATAGATGAGTTTGCTCTTGAATATGACAAAATAGCAGGGCCGGAACTTGGAGCGGTCCCCATAGCAGTTTCTTTGGCTTTAGTGACTGATAAGCCTCTGCTAATAGTACGAAAGAAGAAAAAAGAATATGGAACAGGGAGGCAAATTGAGGGTGAAGTGAAAAAAGGTGAGAGAGTACTTCTTGTAGAAGATGTTACAACTACTGGTGGAAGTGTTCTCAGGGCAGCGAAAGCTTTGGAAGAGGAAGGTGCCAAAATAGTTGGGATAATGGTAGTAGTTGATCGGGAAGAAGGTGCTAAAGAAGCTTTAGGAAAAGAAGGTTACACCCTGATTCCGCTGGTAACAGTGGGAGATCTATTCAAATATAGAGAAAAGAGAGAATAA